The region TACCGATGTTCGGTCATTATGCTATGAATCATCTCAATGGAAACACTGAAATCATATCTGATGAATTAACCACAAAATCTAGAAACTATGCCAATATTAAAATTTTAAAAAGCTATATTCGTTCAATGTTTGATATAGCTGAAATATTAGGTTATATCGAGTTTAATCGAACCACAAAAGTCATTCAAAGTATCACTGCGCCTAAAAAGATTGCATTAGAAGAAAAAAGAATACGTGAAGGAAACCAATCTTTAGCAGTAAACGAATTATTAGATTGGCTAGATGTAGTAAAAACTGAGTTAGAAAAGAAATCACTAAGTCTTCAAGACTATACCCTTTTTATGCTTACTCTATATTTAGGAGATCGCAAAAGTGAAACGTATGCTCTGCAATGGAAACACATTGATTTTGAGAAACATACCATCCACTTAAAATATGCTTTAGATAAAAAGCAAAAACAAAAAAATACTAAAGGTGGAAAAGATACACTTGTTCAAGTATCAGATATAGTCGTAGTCTTACTTCAAGAGTGGAAAGAATTGCAGAAAATAGAATTGCAAAAATTTAAGATCAATCAAACTTCTGAGCAATTCTTATTTACCTACAGTAAACCATCTGGAGAAGTTAATTGTCCGTTGCACATTGATTATTTGAACTACCGAATTGACACTTTAAGAAGACGTCATAAACATCTAGTGCATTTGACTCCGCATAAATTACGCCATACTTTTGCGACTCTAGCTAAACAAGGCGGAGCAGATATTAGTAAAATTTCTGAAGCCTTAACACATTCAGAAATAGCTACAACAAGAATTTATGTGAACACACCAAACGTAGTAAATTTAGATGTCTACAATGCTTTTGATCGGGTTCTAAAACGAAGTGGCTCTCACTAATGTGTTCTAAAATGTGTTCTAAAGGTCAAAAAAAGACACCTTCCAAAATTTGGAAAGTGCCTTGAAACATTGATATATAAACAATATTAACGTTTTGAGAATTGAGAAGCTTTACGAGCTTTCTTAAGACCTGGTTTTTTACGTTATTAGATTAGTTAAATGAAAGAACTCGTTCAGAGTCATCCATATAGTCTTTACCTTGAGCTGGTGCTTCGATTGAACCAAATGGCATTTGTGCGCGTAGTCTCCAATCAGAAGATAAGTTCCATTCTGAATGAACAGCGTCATCGATCAATGGATTGTAATGTTGCAAACTAGCACCAATATTTTCAGTTGCTAATGCAGTCCATACTGAGTGTTGAGCGATTCCAGAAGCTTGTTCTGCCCATACAGGGAAGTTATCTGCATATAAAGCAAATTGTTCTTGTAGGTTTTTAACAATACTCATGTCTTCGAAGAATAAAATTGTTCCATAACCAGCACGGAAAGAATTTAATTTTTCAACAGTTGGAGCAAAGTCTTGTCCTTCAGGAACACCGATTTTCAATGCCGCTTCTGTTAAATCCCATAGTTTTTTATGAGCATCTCCAAATAACACAACTGCACGAGATGTTTGTGAATTAAATGAAGATGGACTTTCTTTAACTGCATTTGATACTAATGCAACGATTTGATCATCAGCTAAAGATACGTCTTTTCCTAAAGCATAAATTGAACGACGCTCTTTTAGTAAATTTGTGAATTGGTTTTCCATGTAAATAATTCCCCCTTAAATGTAACTTACTTAAGCAGTATAACAACTTTCTTTTCGTAAGTAAATAGTTCTTTTGAACCTTCTCTTTGAGTTAAGAATTATCACGCTTTTTCTTGAGATAAGAATGCGCCCAATCCAGCAACTGGTCTCTTTCATTGACAACTTCATCTAATAAAATAGCCCTTTCTATTGCGTCTAAAGCTTCTCCTAACCATTTTCCAGGTTTAGCATTGAACTGCTGCAATAAATCATTCCCCGAAACAGCCATCTCTTGTTTGTTTCTTATTGGTAACGATGCTTTTACTTCTTCCAAATAAGCGATATCAGATTCGCAATTAAAAAAAGGCAGCATAGCTTCAACTTCCAACGCAATGTCATAGCCGCTTTGATATAAAGACAGGCGGGTCAAAGGTGCTTTAAGCCGTTGTTGCAAAGCAATATAAGCTGTTTTGACTCTCTGCATCTCTTTTTTAGAGCATTTCCATTTCCGTAAGAATGGCTCAATTTCATCTTCTGATTTTTCCAGAAAAGCTAATAACAGCGTCCAAGCTGCTAATTGTGTTGGAATTTGACCTTCTAGTCCAGCGAATGATGTCAATTCGTTTTTGTAAAGTGAAAGCTCTGGACAATAATAATACAATTCTGTTTCAATAAACGTTTTTAAGGCTTTTTGTCGGCCTTTCCCTAAAAGAAGCTTCATGAATTCAACTTGGATTCGTTCAACGGCAATGTGTTCGAGAAGAGCATGATTTTTATGAATCGCTTTTTCGGTTTCGTTATCCATCACAAAATCTAATTGACTAATGAAACGGACCCCACGCATCATCCGCAAAGCATCTTCAAAAAATCGTTCTTCCGGAGAACCAACTGCTTTGATCAAGCCTTTTTTTAAATCGTTTTGACCGCCAAAATAGTCAATCACTTGGCCTTCTTGGTCCATCGCTAATGCGTTTACTGTAAAATCTCGGCGTTTTAAATCTTCTTTTAGCGAACGAACAAAAACAACCTCATCCGGTCTTCTAAAATCTTGGTAAGTCGATTCTGTCCGAAATGTCGTTACTTCATAGGTTTCATTTTTTCTCAAAACCATTACCGTCCCATGTTCAATGCCCACATCAAATGTCTTTGGAAAGATTTTTTTGACTTCAGCGGGAAAAGCGCTAGTAGCAATATCCACATCATTGATTTCTTTATTTAGCAAAGCATCTCTGACGCACCCTCCTACAAAATAGGCTTCAAAACCAGCTTCTTGTATTTTTTTAATGATCGGTAAAGCTTTCATAAATTCGTGATTAGAGGTGATCATAGAAGGTTTTCCAATCCATAAATCAATTCGTCTAATTCCATGACTTTTTCACAACCTAAAGCCACTCCTGTCATAAAGGAAGCCCGGTCGTATGAATCGTGGCGAATCGTTAAGCCTTCACCTGTGCTGCCAAATTGAACTTGCTGGTGAGCCACTAAACCTGGTAAACGGACACTATGGATCTTCATTCCTTTGTAATCTGCTCCGCGTGCTCCAGGAATGCTTTCTTTTTCATCTGGATGGCCTTGTTGATGATCGCCTCGTTCTGCATAGATCATTTCAGCTGTCTTAATGGCTGTTCCACTTGGCGCATCTAACTTGTTATCATGGTGCATTTCAATTATCTCTACATCTGGGAAGTATTTAGCAGCTTTTGCTGAAAATTGCATCATTAATACGGCACCGATAGCAAAATTCGGTGCTATTAGTCCGCCTATCTTTTTATCTTTAGATAAATCAGTCAACTTTTTAACTTCGGTTTCTGAAAAACCTGTCGTTCCAACAACCGGACGGATTCCATTTTCTAGTGCAAATTGTGTATTGGCATAAGCAACAGCCGGGATAGTAAAATCAATCCAAACATCAGCGTCTACACTTTGGACTAATGCTTCTTTTTCATTAAAAACGGGCACATCTATTTCAGAAAATTCAGCCATTTCATTTAAATTACTTTCTTTAGCATAAGGATCCAATACCCCGACTAAAGAAAAATCTTTATTTTCAATAACCATTTTAGTGGCTGTAGAGCCCATTTTCCCTTTAAATCCGGCAACTATTATGTTTATCATTTTTTATCCATCCTTTCAAAACGGTCCTTAATTTACATGTTTATTCTATCAAAAAATTCCCTTAAAATGCCAACTAAACTGATCTCTTTTATCTTATCAATAAAATTTCAGCTTGCAAGCACGTTTCTTTTATTTAAAATTTTCAATAAAAAAAGCCAAATCCCTAATGATTCGGCTTTTTTTGTTCTTTTAAAAGATCCTCTTCAATTTCTTTCAATTCATTGGATAATTGGAGAAATTGATCTCGATCATCCGTTTCCAAAGCTTGATCAATTTGCTGCATGACTTGCTGTTTCTTATGATTTAAAGTCAGTGTATTCAACGCATGTTTTACTTCATTTTCTAATTCTACGCTGATAAAGTCATTCCATTTATGATAAGGGTTATCTTCTAAGACTGCCAAGTATTGGGAAGTTTTCCAGGGATCTCTAAAAATAAGTTCCACATATATATCTTCGTGCCAATTCAATCTAACTTCATGAAAAGCTTGTTCAGGGTCATTGAATAAGATTCCGTCTTTGTAAAATGAAAAAGATTCGCCGTCTGTACCGATCGTTGACATCAACATGCCTCTAGGTGTAGTTTCAACAGTTTCAACAAAATGAACTTTATTTAAAACAATGTCATGGTTCAGTAAATAGTTTAATATCCACATCGCCTCTCTTTGCTTTAATTGATGACGATCCAAAAACCATCCAAGAAATTCTTTTTTTGCTTCTAAAGATACCTTGATATTCATTATGAAAACCTCCTCATCCCCTAAGCCTACTCTCATTATAACCTAATCTTTTAATAGTTAGTATTAATTTCTTCTGAAAGTTCCAATATTTCTGCATCCGCAGGTTCTAACAACAAGTAATCGGCTACTGCGTTTTTTATCATCGTCCGTTCTCCTGCTTCTCTGAGGAAATAAATATAGTTTTTTAAGAAATCTTTATTTTGATTTAAAGCAGGATAAACTTGTTGGTAAGCTTTTTCTGCTAGGTCATATTTTTCTAATTTGTCATAAGCTATCGCTGCATCCCAATAGAATTGCGGATCCGATTGACCGTACTCTAATGCTTGTTCAATTAGTGTTGCTGCTTCTTCAAATCGTTCTTGTTTCAACAGCAGATTAATATAAGCCAATTGTAAACTTTCATTATCGGGAGAAAGCGCATTGGCTGATAAATAGTATTCTTCAGCCTGTTCTTCTTGTTCTAATTTAAGAGCAATCTCTGCTCCGATTACAAACAGTTCATAATTGTACTGATCCATTCTCAATCCTGCTTGAACAATTTCAGCAGCTTTTTCAAGTTGGTTTTCTTCTTCCAATCCTTTAGCTAAATTAGGATAAACTGAGGTATAAGACGGATCTAACTCTTTTAGCTTGTAGAAAACTTCATTGGCACGTTTGAATTCTTTCTGTTGCATGTATGTTACCCCTAATTCAAATAAAGCATCGACTGTCTCGTTTTCTTCTACGCTTTGTTCAAAGTACAATACTGCCTGTTCTAAGTCACCTAGAGCACTATAGGCAGCTCCACAACGGCTTGCTAAGTTTATACCTGAAAACTCGCTATATCCTTGAATCATCAGCTCTTCATATCCATGGATGGCTTGGGCATATTTTCCCATTGAAAATTGCAGCTCTGCCAGTGCAAATTGAATAACCGGTTCATCCGGTAAAAGTTCTTTAGCTTTTAATATTTTTTGTTCACTGACTTCATACAATCCTTGAACTTGATAAAGATCAGCGAAAACAAGTAAAGCCTGAGGAAAAGCTTCGCTTGTCTCAGGTACATCAAGCAGCCATTCCATAGCAGCATCGATTTCGTTTGATTCAATTTCGATTTCTGCTAAACCTATTTTTAATTCATCATCTTCCGGGTGTTTGGTCAATAGATGATGATAAATTTGTTTCGTTTCTTCTAAAAAGCCTAAATGATATAAATTACCGGCTAATTGATACAATTGATCATCTGTATCCGCTACTAACGCTTGTTCAAAAAAAGCATGAGCTTCTTTTAGTTGTTGGTTTTGAAGAGCATCAATCATTTTTTGGCTATTATTCATTTATTTTACCTCTTTCATTTACAATCATCTTTTTCAATCTTTTATCTATTTTAACATATTTTTATAGTGATTTGGGATTCAGACTATTTCTATCATCCTAAGACAGTTTTCTCGCAAAAAGCTGATTTTGATAAGTTCTTTTTAATTGTTCATCATTTGACCTCTTTTTATGGCTATTTCTTCTTGAACACAGATTAGTTAAATTTAACAAGTACCTGACGCTTGTTGTTATTTTTGATATACTAACTATGAGATATCACTAACATTGATTTCATCTTTTTAAATAGCTCCTGATTGTTTAACTTTAAAAGTTGATTTTTCAAAAATGGACAAGATGATACACATGTTTTTTTAGAACTGATTTACTACAGGAGGCCGGAAATGACTTTTAAAGAATTTTTAGAATATATCAATGAACAGTTAAGCGGAAAAAGCACTTTTTATGAAAAAGCAATGGAAGACCAACTAGCTCGCAATAGCAGACGTGCTCCTGCTAAGCGATGGAATGAAACAAAGATGGAGCGAGCTGTCGATAAGATGTGGATTGAATTAGTTCGTAGTATCTACGATAAATTTAAAACTATTATCAATTCTAAATCAGCTGATCCCTATCAAGGATGGATCGAATTTATGAACAATAATGAATCTCTAGAAAACTTAGATGAAATGATTGTCGATCTAGAGTTTGAATAAAATTAAACATTGTTGAACAATACTAAGCTAGCGGATGATAAATTTCTGCTAGTTTTTTGCTAGTTTTAGAAACACCCACCCTATAAAAAGGTTGTATAGCATTTGACATTGATCAGTAATGAAACTGATTTTCTTCTCATACAAAATGATTTAGGAATACATCTCAAAAATTTTTGGAGGAATAGGGAGTTGCTTGTAGCCATGGAAAAGGATACGGAAAAAACGAAGCACTGTGGGCATACGCCCAAGTGTATCATGTCTATACAGCTGCTGAAGCAGCAACAGTCATGACAAACTTGTAAGTTTTGAGACACGTTCTTCGGCTCAAAAAGGTCCCATGGCTTTCCACAAGCAACCCCGTAGTCCGGAGGAAATTTTCTTACGAACGTCAGAAAATGAAGAACCTATAAAAACAGCAAAAACCCCTGATTTCTCAGGGGTTTTTAAGTACAGATTATTTAACTGCATCTTTAAGTGCTTTACCTGGTTTGAATGCAGGTACTTTGCTTGCAGAGATTTGGATTTCTTCCCCAGTTTGAGGGTTACGTCCTTTACGAGCAGCACGATCACGAACTTCGAAGTTACCAAAACCAATGATTTGTACTTTTTCGCCTTTGCTCAAAGTTGCTTGAATAGTTTCGAAAACAGCATCTACTGCTGTAGTTGCGTCTTTTTTAGTCAATCCTGTTTCAGCAACAACATTTTCTATTAATTCAGCTTTATTAGCCATGTATATTTCACCTCCCTCGAAAAGAAGAATAGATGCTTTTTTTAAGAAGCAAATAAACATCATAATTTCATTTTTGAGTGGTCCAAAAATGAAGCAATGCGAAATGCTCTATTAGTCATCTAAATAACATTTCATTTAAAAAGATATCATACAAATGCCGTTCCTGCAATGATTTTCATTGCTTTTATCGTAATTTATTGGCTTTTTATCTTTAACTGTTTAAATGTTTGTATCGCTCAATTAAATGTGTTAGAATACCAACTTTGCTTTTTCAAATTCAGTCACTGCCTTTATTTTCGTTGGCGAGTAAGAATTCTAATTGGTGTACCTTCAAACACAAAAGTATCACGGATTCGATTTTCAAGAAAACGTGCATAAGAAAAGTGCATCATTTCTGGATCGTTCACGAAAACAACAAAAGTTGGAGGTTTCACAGCTACTTGTGTAGCATAATAAATCTTCAAACGTTTTCCTTTGTCTGTAGGCGTTGGATTCATTGCTACAGCATCCATGATGACATCGTTTAAAACAGAAGACTGTACTCGTAACCGTTGATTTTCGCTGACGAGTTTAATCATTTCAGGCAGCTTATTTAATCGTTGTTTCGTTAACGCAGATACAAAAACAATTGGAGCATAACTTAAATAAGCAAATTCCTTACGAATATCTTTTTCAAAATCTTTCATCGTACTGTTATCTTTTTCAAGAGTATCCCATTTATTTACTACGATAATAACGCCTTTTCCAGCCTCATGAGCGTATCCAGCGACTTTCTTATCTTGTTCTCTAATGCCTTCTTCAGCGTTCAATACAACTAGAACGACATCAGAGCGTTCAATCGCCCTAAGAGCTCTCAACACACTATATTTTTCAGTTGTTTCATACACTTTACCGCGTTTACGCATTCCAGCTGTATCGATCATAACAAATTCGGTGCCTTCAGCGTCTACAAATTCGGTATCGATTGCATCTCGTGTTGTTCCAGCTATATTAGAAACAATTACACGATCTTCACCCAGCATAGCATTAACAATAGACGATTTTCCTACATTGGGTCTGCCAATAAGGCTAAATTTAATAACAGAATCATCATACTCTTCTTCTGTGTCCTCAGGAAAATGGCTGATCGCTGCGTCTAAAAGATCTCCTATTCCTAAACCATGACTGCCTGAAATAGGAAACGGTTCTCCTAAACCAAGGGTATAAAAATCGAATATTTCACTGCGCATTTCAGGGTTATCTACTTTATTAACTGCTAGTAACACAGGTTTATTCGTACGGTATAAAATCTTCGCTACATTTTCATCGGCATCTGTGACGCTTTCTCTTCCACTGGTAATAAAAATAATGACGTCTGCCTCTTCCATTGCGATTTCTGCTTGGTGCTTGATTTGTTCAAGAAATGGTTCGTCTCCCAAATCAATTCCGCCTGTATCAATCAGATTAAACTCTTTGCCCAACCATTCAGCCGGAGCATAGATGCGGTCACGCGTAACGCCTGAAATATCTTCAACAATAGAAATTCTTTCGCCTACAATGCGATTAAAAATAGTTGATTTGCCTACATTTGGACGACCAACGATGGCGATAACTGGTTTTGCCATTGATTTAGCCTCCTTCTTTTTATTTCTTATTCTTTTAGTTAGTTTATAGAACAAAGCTTGAACTTGCAAGCTTTTGCTGAACAAAACTGATTAAAACAGTAAACTTCAGCTACTTTTTTAAGCTATTTCTCATTTTAAGACAGAAAAAATGACATGCAGCTCGCTTACACCGCATGTCTGTTTTCTCTACATTAGCGTTAATTATTTTTCTTCTTCAGCATCTTCTGTATCAGAAGTAATATCCGATAATTGATCGCCAAGAATGTCACCTAAAGTAAATCCAGTATCTGATTCCGGTACTTCGTAATCAGTTGTTTCTTCTTTTGCTTCTTGATATGGTTTTTCTTCTAAAGCTTTAATACTCAAAGATAAGCGTTGATCATTAGGGTTAACATCTAATACTTTCACTTTGATTTCTTGGCCTTCACTTAATACCTCATGCGGTGTTGCAATATGGTTATGTGAAATTTGTGAAATATGCACCAAACCTTCTACGCCAGGGAAAACTTCTACAAATGCACCGAAACTTGTTAGACGTTTAACGGTTCCATCTAAAACAGAGCCTACTGCTGCACGTTCTTCAATGTTGTCCCATGGTCCAGGTAAAGTATCTTTGATAGATAATGAAATTCTTCCAGTTTCTTCATCGACAGAAAGAACTTTTACATCAACCTCTTCCCCAACTTTTAAAACATCTGCTGGATTTTTAACGTGTTCGTAAGAGATTTGGGAAATATGGACAAGTCCATCTACTCCGCCTAAATCAATGAAAGCTCCAAAATTAGTTAAGCGGGCAACTTTCCCTTTAACCGTTTCGCCTTCAGTTAAATTCTGCATGATCTCTTTTTTCTTCAACTCATTTTCAGCTTGTAAAACAGCTTTATGAGAAAGGATCAAACGATTTTCACTAGGTTCGATTTCCATAATTTTAAATGCCAACGTTTTTCCTTTATAACTTGAAAAATCATCAACAAAATGAACATCAACCATTGAAGCTGGAACAAAACCGCGAACCCCTGCATCAACGACTAAACCGCCTTTAACCACTTCTTTGACAGGAGCTTCAATAATCGTTCCTTCTTCAAAATCTTTTTGGATTTTTTCCCATACTTGTTTAGCATCGATCCGGCGCTTCGATAGTAAATAGCTGCCGTTTTCTTTATCTTTAATTTCTTTTATTACGACTAAATCAACTACATCACCTACATTGACAATTTCTGTCACATCTTCAAAAGGTGCAGCGGATAATTCGTTATTAGGAATAACGCCTTCAACGCCTCCGCCGATAATGCCGACGATAGCTTGTTTATTATCTTGGATTTTTAGAATTTCTCCCTGAACAGTATCGCCAATATGAATTTCTTGTACGCTGTTTAATGCGTCCAGCATTGACTCTTGTTCTGTTGCTTCGTTATTACCTATGTGATCTGTCATGTTTTTGTCCTCCTATTTTAGCCAAATAAATCCTTCTCTACTTATTTTAACCAATTTTCTAAAATAATGCCACCAAAACACCTACAAAAAACTAAGTCTAAACTGATAACCACTAGATTCTTTCGTTGTTGCAAACCATTTGATCCCTATTCAAGGACAGTCAGCTTACTTTTTCAGCGATAATGTCTTTGATTTTTTGAACTACTTGTTCGATCCCTAGACCAGTAGTATCCACTAAGATCGCATCTTCTGCTTGTTTCAACGGAGAGACCGTACGATGCGAGTCCTTATAATCCCGTTCTGCAATTTCTTGTTTTAACGTATCTAAAGGTGTATTTACACCGTTAGATAGATTTTCTTTATAGCGTCTATCTGCTCGTTCATCCACACTTGCAACCAGAAAAATCTTCACTTCAGCATGTGGTAAAACAGCTGTACCAATATCGCGTCCATCCATCACGATTTTGCCTTGATCGGCAATTTTCTTTTGTCTTTTCACTAATTCTTTTCGTACTTCGCTATGGGCTGCAACAACAGACACTAAATTCGTTACATCTGGTTGTCGGATAGCTTCTGTTACTTCTACGTGATTGACAAATACTTTTTGTTTTTTTTCAGAAGGTTCAAAAGATAATTCCATTTTTTTCAATAAACTGACTAAAGCTTGTTCATCTGTAGGATCTATTTTAAACTGCAAGGCTTGGTAAGTTAACGCCCGATACATCGCTCCTGTATCACAATAAACATATCCTAAATCTTTAGCCAGTATTTTAGCTACGGTACTTTTTCCAGCAGAAGCTGGTCCGTCTATAGCAATCATTATTTTTTTATCCATTGTTAGCCTTCTTTCTGTTTTCACATTAAAAGCCGTCCTAAGACGGCTTTTAATGACATGTTTTTACTTATTTTACTTTTAACACTGTTCCTACTGAAACTTCATCGCCAGAAATGCCATTTAAAGTTTTTAATTCTTCAGTTGTCATTCCATGATTTAAAGCAATACGATAAAGATTATCTCCAGCTTTAACGGTATACGTTCCGCCTGTTTCTTCTGGTACTGTTTCTGGTTCATTTTCTTGAACACTTTCAACAGGCTCTTCTTCTGGAGGTGTTTGAACTGGAACATCAGCAATGTCCTCTTCCGGTTCAGATTCAACCGGTTGTTCTACAACACTACTTTCTTCTGAAGATTCGGTATCTTTCTCGCTTGAACTACTAGAACTGTTCTTTTCAGAACTTGATTCAGTACTGCTATTTTGTGTGATCGTTATTTTTTCTTCATCCGGCTTTAATTCTTCTGCTTGACTGCCGCTATTAACATACCAAAGATAAGTTGCTACTGGCAAAATGATCAGCAAAGCTAAAAATATAAACAGCGAAGTTACTATCGGAGAAATTCCTCCTTTGGCTTTTTTACGAGCTATTCTTGACTGATTATCGCTCTCTAAGCCGTCATCGTTATCAAATTTACGAGACCAAATTTCATCATTCTGGTTTTTTTTAGATTTTTTTCCAGCCATCAACTATTCCTCCTAAAGATAATTCGCTTTTATTGTAACATATTTTAATTCAACTTGCTTTATTAATTCGTTAACAAAAATAATTTTGTTAGCGCTTTTTCCCAATTTTTCTCTTTGGTCATTTTACTTTGAAGGTATTCTTCTTGATTGCTCCAAAAACATTCTTCATCTAAACCACAGCTGGAACAACAGTTGAACGGTTTCTCCATTAAAGACTCATTAAAATAATGAAGAATATGGACTCGTTTGCATTCCGTTGTTTGAGCATAGTGGACCATGTAGTCTAGTTGTCTTTCTTTTTGTATTTTCCGTCCCATTATTTGTGATTTAGCTTCTTCTAATGGAACATGTGATAGCAGATAATTTTCAATGATTTGTTTCTGTGTACTGCTGCAACTTCCTTCAATGATTTTTTTATGCCGGTAAGCATACTCTAACATAGCCGAAGTGGGTAAGCCATCTTCTTGCAAGCGCAACTGTAAAAACTGATCTCCAGCTTCGAATAATAAGATAGCCACACTTGGTTTCCCATCCCGGCCGCTTCTACCTACTTCTTGCAGATACGCTTCAACGCTGGCTGGTAAATGATAATGGATAACAAAGCGAATATTTTCTTTGTTGATTCCCATTCCAAAAGCACTAGTGGCACAAATAATATCAATTTCATTTTGGATAAATTGTTGCTGTATTTTTATTTTATCATCATTTTCAATATCAGAATGGTAACTTTCAACTGAAAATCCAGTTTTACTTTTGAGCCAACCCGCTACTTCATCCGCTTTTTTCTTACTAGAAAAATAAATAATGCCCGGTTTAGTCAACTGGTTGATTTGGTTTAAGAGTTGTTCGTTTTTATCTTGATAACAGCTAATAGTAGAATAGGCAATATTAGGACGGTCCACAGAATAAAGGATTTGTTTTGTTTTAGTTTTATCTAAAAATAAAGAGGTTAAAATCTCTTCACGAACGATTTCAGTTGCAGTAGCCGTTAAAGCCATTGTTAAAGGTTCTCCTAATTCTTTACGCGATTTTCCCAATTCTAAATAGTCCAAACGAAAGTCCATCCCCCATTGAGAGATACAATGTGCCTCATCAATAGCTAATAACGAAATTTCTTGCTGTTTAAGCTGGTTCAACACATATTTTTGCTGAAGCATTTCTGGAGAAAGAAAAATAAATTTATATTGAGGCAAATGATTTAATATCCATTCTTTTTCTCGTTTATTCATTAAACTATTGATAGCCGCTACTCTTTTTTCTCCCATCATTTTCATTTGTTCTACTTGATCTTGCATTAAAGACAATAATGGAGAGACAATCAGAACAATTCCATCCAAACAATAACCAGTGAGTTGGTAACAAATTGATTTTCCGGTACCTGTAGGCAGCATCACTAAGGTATTGTCGCCTGATAATGCAGCTAAGATGG is a window of Carnobacterium mobile DSM 4848 DNA encoding:
- the rpsA gene encoding 30S ribosomal protein S1, whose protein sequence is MTDHIGNNEATEQESMLDALNSVQEIHIGDTVQGEILKIQDNKQAIVGIIGGGVEGVIPNNELSAAPFEDVTEIVNVGDVVDLVVIKEIKDKENGSYLLSKRRIDAKQVWEKIQKDFEEGTIIEAPVKEVVKGGLVVDAGVRGFVPASMVDVHFVDDFSSYKGKTLAFKIMEIEPSENRLILSHKAVLQAENELKKKEIMQNLTEGETVKGKVARLTNFGAFIDLGGVDGLVHISQISYEHVKNPADVLKVGEEVDVKVLSVDEETGRISLSIKDTLPGPWDNIEERAAVGSVLDGTVKRLTSFGAFVEVFPGVEGLVHISQISHNHIATPHEVLSEGQEIKVKVLDVNPNDQRLSLSIKALEEKPYQEAKEETTDYEVPESDTGFTLGDILGDQLSDITSDTEDAEEEK
- the cmk gene encoding (d)CMP kinase, yielding MDKKIMIAIDGPASAGKSTVAKILAKDLGYVYCDTGAMYRALTYQALQFKIDPTDEQALVSLLKKMELSFEPSEKKQKVFVNHVEVTEAIRQPDVTNLVSVVAAHSEVRKELVKRQKKIADQGKIVMDGRDIGTAVLPHAEVKIFLVASVDERADRRYKENLSNGVNTPLDTLKQEIAERDYKDSHRTVSPLKQAEDAILVDTTGLGIEQVVQKIKDIIAEKVS
- a CDS encoding LysM peptidoglycan-binding domain-containing protein, giving the protein MAGKKSKKNQNDEIWSRKFDNDDGLESDNQSRIARKKAKGGISPIVTSLFIFLALLIILPVATYLWYVNSGSQAEELKPDEEKITITQNSSTESSSEKNSSSSSSEKDTESSEESSVVEQPVESEPEEDIADVPVQTPPEEEPVESVQENEPETVPEETGGTYTVKAGDNLYRIALNHGMTTEELKTLNGISGDEVSVGTVLKVK
- a CDS encoding RecQ family ATP-dependent DNA helicase; translation: MNKHTQIKEMLYQRFGYTSFREGQEEAILAALSGDNTLVMLPTGTGKSICYQLTGYCLDGIVLIVSPLLSLMQDQVEQMKMMGEKRVAAINSLMNKREKEWILNHLPQYKFIFLSPEMLQQKYVLNQLKQQEISLLAIDEAHCISQWGMDFRLDYLELGKSRKELGEPLTMALTATATEIVREEILTSLFLDKTKTKQILYSVDRPNIAYSTISCYQDKNEQLLNQINQLTKPGIIYFSSKKKADEVAGWLKSKTGFSVESYHSDIENDDKIKIQQQFIQNEIDIICATSAFGMGINKENIRFVIHYHLPASVEAYLQEVGRSGRDGKPSVAILLFEAGDQFLQLRLQEDGLPTSAMLEYAYRHKKIIEGSCSSTQKQIIENYLLSHVPLEEAKSQIMGRKIQKERQLDYMVHYAQTTECKRVHILHYFNESLMEKPFNCCSSCGLDEECFWSNQEEYLQSKMTKEKNWEKALTKLFLLTN